A portion of the candidate division WOR-3 bacterium genome contains these proteins:
- a CDS encoding ABC transporter ATP-binding protein yields the protein MHFHLPVGEEEIEKSKFDIKILKFIFPYFKKHLPLFFLVNILLLLGTGIMVISPILLKRIIDVNIPNKDFRGLLFTVLIYGVLAAVSYFINFTQRVQITKLGEKIASQIKRDIFSHLLFSPITFFDKTPVGKIITRNESDVESLKMLFTSTAVTLFQDLVFLIGISVVMIIVSPLLYLILFILFPLFFIAFYLFSQKIRPIYLAIRRKVSEINNLISETMQGLFIIQVFRREDYFKNKMDSFGKEKFDLEVKGMGYWYRLWFFVDFGEVLAITLVLFFGSLLALKGKTTIGTLVLFFSYIIRLFQPLRGLSDLLNVFQRAIAAGERIFTLKKMEREEEVYLKEMPKKLEKSIRFVNVNFSYVADVPVLHNINFEIKKGEKVALVGETGSGKTTIISLLLGFYQPTNGEIFIDDLPYSQIPKSWIRKLISYVPQEIILFPGSVLDNLRLFNEEIDEEKVIEATKRVKIYERIKEFPEGFNTNILERGINLSLGERQLLSFARAMVFEPEIIILDEATSSVDPYTELLIQEGLFELWKGKTAIVIAHRLSTVKKVERIIVIHKGRIVEEGNHEELLKKEGYYYKLYQLQYV from the coding sequence AAGTTTGATATCAAGATTTTAAAATTTATTTTTCCTTATTTTAAAAAGCATCTTCCTTTATTTTTTCTTGTTAATATTTTGTTGCTTTTAGGCACCGGCATAATGGTTATTTCGCCAATTCTTTTAAAAAGAATCATTGATGTTAATATTCCTAATAAGGATTTTCGTGGTCTTCTCTTTACCGTTTTGATTTATGGAGTATTAGCAGCAGTATCTTATTTTATCAACTTTACTCAAAGAGTCCAAATTACTAAACTCGGTGAAAAAATTGCTTCTCAAATCAAAAGGGATATATTTTCCCATCTACTTTTCTCACCAATAACTTTTTTTGATAAAACACCCGTTGGAAAAATTATCACCAGAAATGAATCCGATGTAGAATCCTTAAAAATGCTTTTCACTTCTACGGCAGTTACCCTTTTTCAGGATTTGGTATTTTTAATTGGTATTTCAGTCGTGATGATCATTGTTAGCCCTCTCTTGTATTTGATTTTATTTATTCTCTTTCCCCTATTTTTTATTGCTTTTTATCTTTTTTCTCAAAAAATTAGACCAATTTATTTGGCAATCAGAAGAAAAGTCAGCGAGATAAATAATTTAATATCCGAAACCATGCAAGGACTTTTTATTATTCAGGTATTTCGAAGAGAAGATTATTTTAAAAACAAAATGGATAGTTTTGGAAAAGAAAAGTTTGATTTGGAAGTTAAAGGAATGGGTTATTGGTATCGGCTTTGGTTTTTTGTTGATTTTGGTGAAGTTTTGGCAATCACTTTGGTATTATTTTTTGGTTCGCTTCTTGCGTTAAAAGGGAAAACAACGATTGGAACATTGGTTTTATTTTTTTCTTATATTATCCGCCTTTTCCAACCGTTAAGAGGGTTATCAGATTTATTAAATGTTTTTCAAAGAGCAATTGCTGCCGGCGAAAGAATTTTTACCTTAAAGAAAATGGAAAGAGAAGAAGAGGTTTATCTAAAAGAAATGCCTAAAAAATTAGAAAAATCTATTCGATTTGTAAATGTGAATTTTTCTTATGTAGCTGATGTACCGGTGTTACATAATATCAATTTTGAAATAAAAAAAGGCGAAAAAGTTGCTTTAGTGGGCGAGACCGGTAGCGGTAAGACAACAATTATTTCTTTACTTTTAGGTTTTTATCAACCGACTAACGGCGAGATTTTTATTGACGACCTTCCCTATTCCCAAATTCCCAAATCTTGGATTAGAAAATTGATCAGTTATGTGCCCCAAGAGATTATTCTTTTCCCTGGTTCAGTACTAGATAATTTAAGACTTTTTAACGAAGAGATAGACGAAGAGAAAGTTATTGAAGCAACCAAAAGGGTAAAGATCTACGAAAGGATAAAGGAGTTTCCGGAAGGGTTTAACACCAATATCTTAGAAAGGGGAATAAATCTATCGTTAGGAGAAAGGCAGTTATTATCTTTTGCTCGGGCAATGGTCTTTGAACCGGAAATAATCATTTTAGACGAAGCAACCTCTTCGGTTGACCCTTATACGGAACTTTTAATCCAAGAAGGACTTTTTGAACTATGGAAAGGGAAAACCGCAATCGTTATTGCCCATCGTTTGTCAACCGTAAAAAAAGTTGAGCGAATTATTGTCATCCATAAGGGAAGAATTGTAGAAGAAGGAAATCATGAAGAATTATTAAAAAAAGAAGGTTATTATTATAAACTTTACCAACTCCAATATGTTTGA
- a CDS encoding ABC transporter ATP-binding protein, which yields MFDKLLKPVLPKKVKEFWEKNFLFFIFLLIVTLLATSASLSFPILLRYIIDGIQKRLESKLILRYLILLFSFGLLRSFLTSILPFLRGRINEKFGYQMRNWLYGSLLKKGQSFLNKFPSGDVIERLSEDLNDYQWFSCSGIFRPFEGIFTITIALIILLKMNALLTVIALIPILLAFFVWYKLGPTFTKTYFAWREKISLTYNFFQSTFFGIKIVKSYLMAERLIKKLNELLKERIAQAVKVAKLEAQLGIFYTAIAESSILIIFLLGGYLVIKEKITIGQFVAFNSYILMLLTPMFDISNFFIAGRRAVACEERILNLERFPPDIEDKKEAKEIKDFSEIILENINFSYNNEPILDNINLVIKKGEKIGIAGTVGSGKTTFIKILLKLLKPNKGKIWVKENNNIYDYEDLKSGSLRKLFSYVPQDSFIFSDTIYNNLSLGKDLKPEELDYFIKLVNFEEELKEMRDGIKELVGERGTGLSGGQKQKLSLLRALLEKRPILILDDATSNLDSETELKIINRIINEFKDLTIIIVSHRLSTFANCEKIYVFDNGKIVEEGKHEELLLKEGVYYQLYKKQLLKEEIAKI from the coding sequence ATGTTTGATAAATTATTAAAACCAGTACTGCCTAAAAAAGTAAAAGAATTCTGGGAAAAAAATTTCTTATTTTTTATCTTTCTTCTGATTGTCACCCTTTTGGCAACTAGTGCTTCTTTAAGTTTTCCCATTCTTTTACGTTACATTATTGATGGTATCCAAAAGAGATTAGAAAGCAAACTAATTTTAAGATATTTAATCTTACTTTTTAGTTTTGGTCTCTTACGTTCCTTTCTCACTTCCATTTTACCTTTTTTAAGAGGAAGGATAAACGAAAAATTTGGTTACCAAATGAGAAATTGGCTATATGGTAGTTTATTAAAAAAGGGCCAATCCTTTTTAAATAAATTTCCTTCTGGTGATGTAATTGAAAGACTATCAGAAGATTTAAATGATTATCAATGGTTTAGTTGTTCGGGAATCTTTCGACCTTTTGAGGGCATTTTCACAATCACCATTGCCTTAATCATTTTATTAAAAATGAATGCTTTATTAACAGTAATCGCCTTGATTCCCATTCTTCTTGCTTTTTTTGTTTGGTATAAACTTGGTCCCACTTTTACCAAAACATATTTTGCTTGGCGGGAAAAGATTTCTTTAACCTACAATTTCTTCCAATCGACATTTTTTGGAATAAAAATTGTGAAAAGTTATCTAATGGCTGAAAGACTAATTAAAAAATTAAACGAACTTTTAAAAGAAAGAATTGCCCAAGCAGTTAAAGTTGCCAAGTTAGAAGCTCAGTTGGGAATTTTCTATACTGCTATTGCCGAAAGTTCAATTTTAATTATCTTCCTCCTTGGTGGTTATTTGGTGATAAAAGAAAAAATAACGATTGGTCAATTTGTTGCTTTTAATTCTTATATTCTAATGCTTTTAACTCCAATGTTTGATATCTCCAACTTTTTCATTGCTGGTCGTAGAGCAGTGGCCTGTGAAGAGAGAATTTTAAATTTAGAAAGGTTTCCACCGGATATTGAAGATAAAAAGGAAGCAAAAGAAATAAAAGATTTCTCAGAAATTATTTTAGAAAATATTAATTTTTCTTACAATAATGAGCCGATTTTAGATAATATTAATCTAGTTATTAAAAAAGGCGAAAAAATCGGCATCGCCGGCACAGTAGGCAGTGGTAAAACTACCTTTATCAAAATTTTGTTAAAACTTTTAAAACCAAATAAAGGAAAAATCTGGGTAAAAGAAAATAATAATATTTATGATTACGAAGATTTAAAAAGTGGTAGTTTGAGAAAACTTTTTTCATATGTGCCGCAGGATTCTTTTATCTTCTCCGACACAATTTATAACAATCTTTCTTTGGGTAAAGACCTAAAACCAGAGGAATTAGATTACTTTATAAAATTAGTAAATTTTGAAGAAGAATTAAAAGAAATGAGAGATGGAATAAAAGAACTGGTTGGTGAAAGAGGTACAGGTTTATCCGGTGGTCAGAAGCAGAAACTCTCTTTGCTCCGAGCATTGTTGGAAAAGAGACCAATTTTAATTTTAGACGATGCTACTTCTAACTTAGATAGTGAAACTGAATTAAAAATTATTAACAGAATTATTAACGAATTTAAAGATTTAACGATTATTATCGTTTCCCATCGTTTATCTACTTTTGCCAATTGTGAAAAGATCTATGTTTTTGATAATGGAAAGATTGTTGAGGAAGGCAAACATGAAGAACTTCTATTGAAAGAAGGGGTATATTATCAACTTTATAAAAAACAGCTATTAAAAGAAGAAATCGCTAAGATTTGA
- a CDS encoding pyridoxine 5'-phosphate synthase, with amino-acid sequence MKKLSVNLDHIATLREARKENFPDPVQAAILCEIGGADGITVHLRQDRRHIKERDLELLRKTIKTELNLEMAPTEEMVNIALTYKPDWVTLVPESPEEVTTRGGLDLLKTYLVVKEITNKLRDAGIKVSIFIEADKRQIEKAKELNACAIEINTDLYTKDIKNREKYLKEIKEASEYAFSLSLNVHAGHGLNYHNIIPLLKIKEIEEFAIGFAIIARAVYVGLKEAVYEMKRLIIEGEK; translated from the coding sequence ATGAAAAAATTATCAGTTAATTTAGACCATATTGCCACTTTAAGAGAAGCAAGAAAAGAAAATTTTCCGGATCCTGTTCAGGCAGCCATTCTTTGTGAGATTGGTGGTGCTGATGGAATTACCGTCCATTTAAGACAAGACCGAAGACACATCAAAGAGCGTGATTTAGAACTGTTAAGAAAAACTATCAAAACCGAACTCAATTTGGAAATGGCACCAACTGAAGAGATGGTAAATATTGCTTTAACTTATAAACCCGATTGGGTAACTTTGGTACCGGAATCACCAGAAGAAGTAACTACCCGAGGTGGTTTAGATTTATTAAAAACCTATCTGGTAGTAAAAGAAATAACAAATAAACTAAGAGATGCGGGAATTAAAGTAAGTATCTTCATTGAGGCCGACAAGCGCCAGATTGAAAAAGCAAAAGAGTTAAACGCCTGTGCCATTGAAATAAATACTGATTTATATACCAAAGATATCAAAAACCGCGAGAAATATTTAAAAGAGATAAAAGAAGCTAGTGAATATGCATTTTCCCTATCTCTTAATGTTCACGCTGGTCACGGATTAAATTATCATAATATTATACCTCTTTTAAAAATAAAAGAGATTGAAGAATTTGCGATTGGTTTTGCGATTATTGCCCGAGCAGTATATGTGGGGTTAAAAGAGGCCGTTTATGAAATGAAAAGATTAATAATCGAAGGAGAAAAATGA